A window of Micromonospora eburnea genomic DNA:
GGCGGGCGTGCTGCCGACCATGGCCCTGGCGGCGGCCGGGGCGGTCTTCCTCACGATCGGCGCGGGCGGGACCGGACCGGCGGGCACGTCCGGCGCGGGCGGCCGGACGGCCGACGCCACCGCCTCGGCCCCGCGAACCGCCCGGGACGTGCTCCTGGTCGCGGCCGAGCGGAGCGGGGCTGGTCCCACCAGCGGTGGTCGCTACTGGTTCAGCGACCAGGAACACGGGACAGTACGCGAGGTTGGCCCCACGAATCGGCGCTACCAGATCGTGCAGCGGCAGGGCATGCGGGTGTGGGACGGGATATCGCCGAGCGCCCGGAGTGTGGCCTTCGTCCGCGACCTCGGTGCCGTGCCGTTCACCGCTGCGGACCGGGCCGCTTGGCAGGCCGACGGCGCACCGACGCAGTGGGTGGAGCCCGCACCCAAGGACATCCCCGACGCCGAGCCGATCATCATCCGCGGCACGCCCGGACCGGAGACCATCCGGTGGGACGCCGCCAGGCCGATGCCGCCGGATGCGACGGGCGGCAACGTGCCCTACTTCCTCGCCGGTGGCCCCATCTCGCGGGCAGAACTGGCCGCGGTGCCAACCGAGCCGGCCGCGCTGAAGGCGTGGCTGCTCAACCGGCTGAAGGCCAGCGAGGTGCAGAAGGCCAGCAACGACGCCCTCTGCTGGAGCGCCCAGGATCTCGTCGTCGACCTGCCGGTGTCGCCGCAGGTGCGGGCGGCCGCGTACCGGATGCTCGCCGACCTGCCCGGGGTGACGTCGCTCGGTGAGGCCACCGACCAGCGGGGACGTGCGGGCGTGGCGGTCGGGTTCGCCCGGAAGGGCGACGGCGGCCACTGGGGCCAGACCCGGCTGATCATCGACCCGCGCACCGGCCAGGCACTCGCCAGCGAGTCCTGGGACCTGGGCGCCGGCCGGGCTCCGAAGGCCACCGGGGCGCTGCAGAGCTACACCCTCGTGGTGAGCGCCGGCTTCACCAACGACAGCCCGCCGGCCCCGCAGAAGTAACCGCCCTCTCCCCGGTGTGCGGTGCGGACGCCTCGGTGTCCGCACCGCACACCCGTCTCGGCGCCGTGACGGCGGGTCAACGGGCGCCACGACGGCTCCGCCTGCGACGGACGACCTCGCGGGAGGCGACCGCGGGCCAGCCGTCCAGTTCGGACGGGGGCAGCCCACGCCGGAGCACGTCGTCCAGGAGCAGCGCGAGTGAATAGTCGGGGTGGGCGGTGAGCACCCGTTCCAGGGCCACCGCCGCCAGGGCACCGTAGCCGGCACGCCAGGCCGCGAAGGCGAGCAGGCTGCCCGGGGCGGCGATCAGCTCCGGCTCGGCCCGGCGCAGCACGTCCGTCCAGAGGCTGATGTCGGTGTCCCGCCCATCGGTCCGCTCCCAGGCGTGGTCGCGTACCGGGAGGTGGGTGAGGAGCACGGTCAGCCAGGCCACCTCGTCGTCGCCCAGCCGCTCGCCGCGCCGCTGCCGACGGAACGCGCCACGCAGGGCCGCCACCCCGGCCGAGCGGACGGACCGGCCGCCGACCAGCGCGGTCTCGGCCGCGTCCTCGGTCAGCTCGGCCAGCCGGCGACGGGCCCGGATGGTGGCCCGGCGCATGGCGACCCGGATCGGCCCGTCGAGCGGGGACACCTGCGCGGTCAGCGCGGCCCGGTCGGGCAGGGCGACCTGACCGGCGAAAACCGCCGTCGCGCTGACCTCGCTGGCCTTCGGGTCGTACGGGGTGCCGTCGGGCGGGCAGCAACCGGGGTCGGCGCAGAGGTAGGACCACCAACGCCCATCGGTCACCCGCAGCGCGTCGAGGACGAGCAGACCGGCCTCGTCCAGGGCCGCGCCGACCGCCTCGACCGCTCCGGTCACCCGGGCGGCCGCACCGAAGCCGATCACGGTGGCGGACTCGGTGCTCTGCCGGGCGACGACCTGCGCGAGATGCCAGGCAGCGGGTCGCGGGTCGGCACCCGGCTCGGGCAGGTCGCCCCGGGCGGCGAAGACAACCCGGCGGCCGCGCAGCGCCACCACGACCACGCTCTCGGTGGGATGGAAGCCGAGCAGGTACGGCACCGCGGCGATGAGGTCGGCGGGGGAACGGACGGCGAGCCGGGGGTGGTCGGTCGGAGTCATGCGGGCAGCGTGCGCGGCGGGCCGCCGGCTCGACAGACCCTGTGGACGACACGCCGCTTATCCACAGATACGGAGAGTATTGGTGCAGGTGAGCGCCGTACGGCGGGTGTCGGGACGACACACGGCCCACCGGGAGTCGGCCGGACCGGCTACCTTGCGCTCATGGACCTGGCGTACCTGCGGGCACACCCGGAGCACCTGCCGACCTTCCTGACCCATCAGCGGATCCGGGAGACGCCGGTCTCCGGCGGGGACATCTGCGTCGCGTCCCGGCTCACCCTCGACGACGGGCACTCGGTATTCGCCAAGACCTGGCCGGAGCACGCCGGGCGCCCGCTGCCCGAGGGCTTCTTCGCGGCCGAGGCGGCCGGGCTGCGCTGGCTGCGCGAGGCGGGCGCGGTGCCCGTACCGGAGGTGGTGGCGGCGCTGCCGGAGCTGCTGGCGCTCGACTGGGTCGAGCCCGGCGAGCCGACGCCGGCCGCGGCCGAACGGTTCGGCCGCGAGCTGGCCGCGCTGCACCGGGCCGGTGCGCCCGCCCGCGGTGCCGAGTGGACCGGGTTCATCGGCGCGCTGCCGCAGGACAACACGCCGGGCGCGGGACCGTGGCCGGAATGGTTCGCCCGCCGGCGGCTGCTGCCTTACCTGAGGATGTCGGTCGACAACGGCGCGCTCGCCGGCGGCCGGGCCGCGCTGGTGGAGCAGGTGATCGACCGGATCGGGGAGCTCGGCGGCGACGAGCCGCCGGCCCGGGTCCACGGCGACCTCTGGCCGGGCAACCTGCTCTGGGGTGCGGACGAGCGGGTGTGGCTGGTCGATCCGGCCGCGCACGGCGGCCACCGCGAGACGGATCTCGCCCAGCTCGCGCTCTTCGGCGGCGCGCCGCACCTGGACCTGATCCTCGCCGCCTATCAGGAGGTGTGGCCGCTGGCGGACGGCTGGCCGGCCCGGATTCCGCTGCACCAGCTCCACCTGCTGCTGGTCCACACGGCCCTCTTCGGCGGGGCGTACGCCGACGCGGTGGGCACCGCGGCCCGCGCCGCGCTTCAGGGTCGCCGACGCGCTACGGTCGACGGGTGACCGCCACCCCGACGACGACCGACGGGGTCCTCGTCGACCGGTACGGCCGCGTCGCCCGGGACCTGCGGGTCTCACTGACCGACCGCTGCAACCTGCGCTGCACCTACTGCATGCCGGCTGAAGGGCTGCCCTGGTTGGCCAAGCCGCAGCTGCTCACGAACGACGAGATCGTCCGGCTGGTCCGGGTCGCGGTGCATCGGCTCGGCGTCACCGAGGTCCGCTTCACCGGTGGGGAGCCGCTGATCCGGCCCGGCCTGGTCGACATCGTGTCGGCGGTGGCCGAGCTGACGCCCCGGCCCCGGATCTCGCTGACCACCAACGGCCTCGGGCTGGCCCGGCTCGCGCCCGCCCTGCGGGCCGCCGGTCTGGACCGGGTGAACGTGTCGCTGGACACCCTGGATCACGCCCGGTTCACCGAGCTGACCCGGCGGGACCGGCTGGCTGACGTGCTCGCCGGGCTGGCCGGCGCGGCGGCAGCCGGGCTGACCCCGGTCAAGATCAACACGGTGCTCATGCGCGGGATCAACGACGACGAGGCACCCGCGCTGCTCCGGTTCGCCCAGGCCCACGGCTACGAGCTGCGCTTCATCGAGCAGATGCCGCTGGACGCCCAGCACAACTGGGACCGCGCGACGATGGTCACCGCCGAGGAGATTCTCGCCGCTCTACGCGCCGAGTTCGACCTGAGCGAGGACCCGGCCGAGCGGGGCGCGGCACCGGCCGAGACCTGGCTGGTGGACGGCGGGCCGACCCGGGTCGGCGTGATCGCCAGTGTGACCCGCCCCTTCTGCGGCGACTGCGACCGGACCCGGCTCACCGCCGACGGCCAGGTCCGCGCCTGCCTCTTCGCCACCGAGGAGTCCGACCTGCGCGGCGCGCTGCGCGCCGGGGCGGACGACGTCGAGCTGGCTCGGCGGTGGCGTACCGCGATGTGGGGCAAGCGGGCCGGGCACGGCATCGACGACCCGAAGTTCCTGCAACCCGCCCGCCCGATGTCGGCGATCGGAGGCTGACCGGTGCAGCTCACCGTCCGCTACTTCGCCGGTGCGCGCGCAGCCGCCGGCCGCGCCGAGGAGACCGCGACCGCCGGTCGTCCGCTCGACGAGCTTCTCGACGAGCTGACCGCGCGGCACGGCGAAAGACTGGCCGTCGTGCTGACGGCGGCCAGCTTCCTGGTCGACGGGGTGGCCTGCCACGATCGTCGCACGCCGCTGCCGGCCGGGGTGACAGTTGACGTGCTGCCGCCGTTCGCGGGCGGCTGAGGGAGGCTCCCGTGGTGGGGATGACGGCGTTCGTGGGCTTCGTCGTGCTGGTGACCGGCCTGGTCCACCTCTACCTGTGGAAACGGCTGGTCCGGGACACCACCCGCCCGGGGCGCTGGCGGCGGATCGGCGGGTTCGCCGCGCTGCTGCTGGCGGTGCTGGTGCCGGTCACCATGGCGGGCGCCCACGCCGGGGCGTTCTGGATGGCCTGGCCGGGCTATCTCTGGCTGGCGCTGATGTTCTACCTGCTGGTCGTGCTGCTGGTGCTGGAAGTGCCGATGGCGATCGCCAAGCTGGTGTCTGGTCGGCGGGCCCGGTCCGCCGAGCCCACCACCGCGGCGCCGGAACCGGCCCTCGTCGGGGTGGGCGACTCCGCCTGCACCACCGAAACGACGGCTGAGCACCCCACCGAACCGCCGGTCGAGCACCCCGCCGAGCCGTCGGCCGCCGCGCCGGCCGACCACGACCCATCCCGCCGGTTGCTGCTCGCGCGGGGAACGGCGATCTTCGCCGGGCTCACCGCCGCCGGTGTCACCGGGTACGGCATCCGCAACGCGATGGGTCCGCCGCAGCTGGACCGGGTCCGGATCCCGCTGGCCAAGCTCCCCCGCAGCATGGACGGGCTGCGGATCGCGACCGTCTCCGACATCCATCTCGGGCCGCTGCGCGGTCGCTCGCACACCGAGCGGATCGTGGCGATGATCAACCGGCTCGACGCCGACCTGGTGGCGGTGGTCGGCGACCTGGTCGACGGCTCGGTGGCCGAGCTGGGCGAGGCGGCGGCGCCGTTGCGCGGCCTGCGCTCCCGGTACGGCAGCTTCTTCGTCACCGGCAACCACGAGTACTACTCCGGCGTCGAGGAGTGGGTCCGCGAGGTGGATCGGCTCGGCCTGCGGGTGCTCCAGAACGAGCGCCAGGAGATCCACGCCCGAGGTGGCGTCCTGGACCTGGCCGGGGTGAACGACGTTTCCGCCACCGGCACCGGGCTGGCCGCCCCCGCCGACTACGCCGCCGCCCTCGGCGACCGGGACCCGAGCCGCCCGGTGGTGCTGCTGGCCCACCAGCCGGTGGCCGTGCACGAGGCGGCGAAGTTCGG
This region includes:
- a CDS encoding fructosamine kinase family protein, producing the protein MDLAYLRAHPEHLPTFLTHQRIRETPVSGGDICVASRLTLDDGHSVFAKTWPEHAGRPLPEGFFAAEAAGLRWLREAGAVPVPEVVAALPELLALDWVEPGEPTPAAAERFGRELAALHRAGAPARGAEWTGFIGALPQDNTPGAGPWPEWFARRRLLPYLRMSVDNGALAGGRAALVEQVIDRIGELGGDEPPARVHGDLWPGNLLWGADERVWLVDPAAHGGHRETDLAQLALFGGAPHLDLILAAYQEVWPLADGWPARIPLHQLHLLLVHTALFGGAYADAVGTAARAALQGRRRATVDG
- a CDS encoding CU044_5270 family protein translates to MSPRRDVMKALADARPARLDPDLDSRPDPYAITAHPQPTGTPAARRPARRLVLAGVLPTMALAAAGAVFLTIGAGGTGPAGTSGAGGRTADATASAPRTARDVLLVAAERSGAGPTSGGRYWFSDQEHGTVREVGPTNRRYQIVQRQGMRVWDGISPSARSVAFVRDLGAVPFTAADRAAWQADGAPTQWVEPAPKDIPDAEPIIIRGTPGPETIRWDAARPMPPDATGGNVPYFLAGGPISRAELAAVPTEPAALKAWLLNRLKASEVQKASNDALCWSAQDLVVDLPVSPQVRAAAYRMLADLPGVTSLGEATDQRGRAGVAVGFARKGDGGHWGQTRLIIDPRTGQALASESWDLGAGRAPKATGALQSYTLVVSAGFTNDSPPAPQK
- a CDS encoding metallophosphoesterase; the encoded protein is MTAFVGFVVLVTGLVHLYLWKRLVRDTTRPGRWRRIGGFAALLLAVLVPVTMAGAHAGAFWMAWPGYLWLALMFYLLVVLLVLEVPMAIAKLVSGRRARSAEPTTAAPEPALVGVGDSACTTETTAEHPTEPPVEHPAEPSAAAPADHDPSRRLLLARGTAIFAGLTAAGVTGYGIRNAMGPPQLDRVRIPLAKLPRSMDGLRIATVSDIHLGPLRGRSHTERIVAMINRLDADLVAVVGDLVDGSVAELGEAAAPLRGLRSRYGSFFVTGNHEYYSGVEEWVREVDRLGLRVLQNERQEIHARGGVLDLAGVNDVSATGTGLAAPADYAAALGDRDPSRPVVLLAHQPVAVHEAAKFGVDLQLSGHTHGGQMAPFNLLVGLQQPVVSGLGEVDGTKVYVTNGAGFWGPPVRVGAPPQVTLVELRAP
- the moaA gene encoding GTP 3',8-cyclase MoaA; protein product: MTATPTTTDGVLVDRYGRVARDLRVSLTDRCNLRCTYCMPAEGLPWLAKPQLLTNDEIVRLVRVAVHRLGVTEVRFTGGEPLIRPGLVDIVSAVAELTPRPRISLTTNGLGLARLAPALRAAGLDRVNVSLDTLDHARFTELTRRDRLADVLAGLAGAAAAGLTPVKINTVLMRGINDDEAPALLRFAQAHGYELRFIEQMPLDAQHNWDRATMVTAEEILAALRAEFDLSEDPAERGAAPAETWLVDGGPTRVGVIASVTRPFCGDCDRTRLTADGQVRACLFATEESDLRGALRAGADDVELARRWRTAMWGKRAGHGIDDPKFLQPARPMSAIGG
- a CDS encoding DUF4192 domain-containing protein codes for the protein MTPTDHPRLAVRSPADLIAAVPYLLGFHPTESVVVVALRGRRVVFAARGDLPEPGADPRPAAWHLAQVVARQSTESATVIGFGAAARVTGAVEAVGAALDEAGLLVLDALRVTDGRWWSYLCADPGCCPPDGTPYDPKASEVSATAVFAGQVALPDRAALTAQVSPLDGPIRVAMRRATIRARRRLAELTEDAAETALVGGRSVRSAGVAALRGAFRRQRRGERLGDDEVAWLTVLLTHLPVRDHAWERTDGRDTDISLWTDVLRRAEPELIAAPGSLLAFAAWRAGYGALAAVALERVLTAHPDYSLALLLDDVLRRGLPPSELDGWPAVASREVVRRRRSRRGAR
- a CDS encoding MoaD/ThiS family protein yields the protein MQLTVRYFAGARAAAGRAEETATAGRPLDELLDELTARHGERLAVVLTAASFLVDGVACHDRRTPLPAGVTVDVLPPFAGG